The Pantoea vagans genome includes a window with the following:
- a CDS encoding YhfG family protein translates to MTSKLTEKQKTTLWQQRRAASYQASCRLAGYAPIEIPTEQQEDRLESLRRQYGG, encoded by the coding sequence ATGACCAGCAAACTCACTGAAAAACAGAAAACCACACTGTGGCAGCAGCGCCGTGCGGCCAGTTATCAGGCCAGTTGCCGCCTGGCCGGTTATGCGCCTATCGAAATCCCCACTGAGCAGCAGGAAGATCGACTGGAATCATTGAGGAGGCAATATGGCGGATAA
- the argD gene encoding bifunctional acetylornithine/succinyldiaminopimelate transaminase → MAAEKLAVTRETFDNVILPVYAPAQFVPVKGKGSRVWDQQGKEYIDFSGGIAVTALGHCHPALVETLKSQGETLWHTSNVFTNEPALRLASKLIAATFADRVFFGNSGAEANEAAFKLARYYACKKHSPFKSKIIAFHNAFHGRTLFTVTVGGQPKYSDGFGPKPADIVHVPFNDLDAVKAVIDDHTCAIVVEPIQGEGGVVAATAEFMQGLRALCDEHKALLVLDEVQSGMGRSGKLFAYEHYGIKPDIITSAKALGGGFPVSAMLTTNEIASVMAPGVHGTTYGGNPLACAIAETALDIINTPEVLNGVEARRQQFVEGLQAINSQFELFSEIRGKGLLIGAALKPQYASKARDILNASAAEGLMVLTAGTDVIRFVPSLVIEPTDIAEGMARFAKAIEKVLVA, encoded by the coding sequence ATGGCAGCGGAAAAACTAGCGGTAACCCGGGAAACGTTCGATAACGTGATTTTGCCTGTTTATGCACCTGCGCAGTTTGTGCCGGTTAAAGGTAAGGGCAGCCGAGTCTGGGATCAGCAGGGCAAAGAGTATATCGACTTCTCCGGCGGCATCGCGGTAACTGCTTTAGGCCATTGCCATCCGGCGCTGGTGGAAACGCTGAAATCGCAGGGCGAAACCTTGTGGCACACCAGCAACGTATTCACCAACGAACCGGCACTGCGTCTGGCCAGCAAACTGATTGCCGCGACATTCGCCGATCGTGTGTTCTTTGGTAACTCAGGCGCGGAAGCCAACGAAGCGGCTTTCAAACTGGCGCGTTATTACGCCTGCAAGAAACACAGCCCGTTCAAAAGCAAAATTATCGCCTTCCACAACGCGTTCCATGGCCGTACCCTGTTTACCGTCACTGTAGGCGGTCAGCCGAAATACTCTGACGGTTTTGGTCCGAAGCCTGCCGATATCGTGCATGTGCCGTTTAACGATCTGGATGCCGTCAAAGCAGTGATTGATGACCACACCTGCGCCATTGTCGTCGAGCCGATTCAGGGCGAGGGCGGTGTGGTGGCGGCGACCGCAGAATTCATGCAGGGCCTGCGCGCGCTGTGTGATGAGCATAAAGCGCTGTTGGTGTTGGATGAAGTGCAAAGCGGCATGGGGCGTAGCGGCAAGCTGTTTGCTTACGAGCATTACGGCATCAAACCCGACATCATCACCAGTGCAAAAGCGCTGGGCGGCGGTTTCCCGGTGAGTGCGATGTTGACCACCAACGAAATTGCCTCCGTGATGGCACCAGGCGTGCACGGCACCACTTACGGCGGTAACCCGCTGGCCTGTGCGATTGCCGAAACCGCGCTAGATATTATCAATACACCAGAAGTGCTGAATGGCGTGGAAGCGCGTCGCCAGCAGTTCGTGGAAGGTCTGCAGGCCATCAACAGTCAATTTGAACTGTTCAGTGAGATTCGCGGCAAAGGTTTACTGATTGGTGCGGCGTTGAAACCGCAGTACGCCAGCAAAGCACGCGACATCCTCAATGCATCAGCCGCAGAAGGATTGATGGTGCTGACGGCGGGCACCGACGTGATTCGTTTTGTGCCTTCGCTGGTGATCGAGCCAACCGATATCGCAGAAGGCATGGCGCGTTTCGCCAAAGCCATTGAGAAGGTGCTGGTGGCGTAA
- the ppiA gene encoding peptidylprolyl isomerase A has protein sequence MFKRTLTAAVALLALSSVSATALAAKGDTHVLLTTSAGNIELELNNQKAPVSVKNFVDYVNNGFYNNTIFHRVIPGFMIQGGGFTTDMQQKQTVAPIKNEADNGLRNLRGTISMARTADKDSATSQFFLNVADNAFLDHGQRDFGYAVFGKVVKGQDVIDKIAQVPTKDVGPYQNVPSKPIVILSAKVLP, from the coding sequence ATGTTTAAACGTACTTTGACAGCGGCGGTTGCCCTGTTAGCGCTCTCTTCTGTATCCGCTACTGCTCTTGCAGCAAAAGGGGATACGCATGTGCTGCTCACCACTTCTGCGGGCAATATCGAACTCGAACTGAACAACCAGAAAGCCCCGGTTTCGGTGAAGAACTTTGTCGACTACGTCAACAACGGTTTCTACAACAACACCATTTTCCATCGCGTGATCCCTGGCTTTATGATCCAGGGCGGCGGCTTCACAACGGACATGCAGCAGAAGCAGACCGTTGCACCGATCAAGAACGAAGCCGATAACGGTTTGCGTAACCTGCGTGGCACCATTTCGATGGCGCGTACTGCAGATAAAGATAGCGCGACCAGCCAGTTCTTCCTGAACGTTGCGGATAACGCCTTCCTCGATCACGGTCAACGTGATTTCGGTTATGCGGTATTTGGTAAAGTTGTGAAAGGCCAGGATGTGATCGATAAGATTGCGCAGGTGCCAACTAAAGATGTCGGCCCATACCAAAATGTGCCGTCAAAACCGATTGTTATCCTCTCTGCCAAAGTCCTGCCTTAA
- a CDS encoding aminodeoxychorismate synthase component II, producing the protein MLLLIDNYDSFTWNLYQYFCELGADVRVVRNDAITVAEIEALPLTHLVISPGPCTPDQSGVSLEAIRHFAGRLPILGVCLGHQAIAQAYGAQVVRARQVMHGKTSVIQHTQQGVFRNLNNPLTVTRYHSLIVARDTLPAEFDVTAWSLRNGEPDEIMGFRHRTLALEGVQFHPESILSEQGHQLLANFLNA; encoded by the coding sequence ATGCTGCTGCTAATTGATAACTACGACTCCTTCACCTGGAATCTCTACCAGTACTTCTGTGAGCTGGGCGCGGATGTGCGCGTAGTGCGTAATGACGCCATTACCGTGGCGGAAATCGAGGCGCTGCCGCTGACACATCTGGTGATTTCTCCTGGCCCCTGTACCCCGGATCAATCCGGTGTCTCGCTGGAGGCGATTCGCCACTTTGCTGGACGCCTGCCGATACTTGGCGTGTGCCTTGGCCATCAGGCGATTGCGCAGGCATATGGTGCGCAGGTGGTTCGCGCGCGCCAGGTGATGCATGGGAAAACTTCCGTAATCCAGCACACCCAGCAAGGCGTGTTTCGCAACCTTAATAATCCTCTCACCGTGACGCGCTACCATTCACTGATTGTGGCGCGCGATACGCTGCCCGCAGAATTCGACGTCACCGCCTGGAGCCTGCGCAACGGCGAGCCGGATGAGATCATGGGCTTCCGCCATCGCACCTTGGCGCTGGAAGGGGTGCAGTTCCATCCTGAGAGCATCCTCAGCGAGCAGGGCCATCAGCTCTTGGCTAATTTTCTGAACGCGTAA
- a CDS encoding putative adenosine monophosphate-protein transferase Fic: MADNSLAVRDPYLWHNDRVLKNRLDIHDEAQLRKAELAFSAARLATLELGPRSRGMPWLCHIHRTLFQDLYSWAGEVRSIDIWRDETPYCHCEYIEKEGNGLMAALEDEQQLVNLPQTEFVARLAHYYCEIFVLHPFRAGNGRTQRIFFEQLALHAGYLLTWDQLERNAWRSAIFAGVAGDLAPLTAQFAKVVSPAR, translated from the coding sequence ATGGCGGATAACAGTCTGGCGGTGCGCGATCCCTATCTTTGGCATAACGACAGGGTGCTAAAAAATCGTCTCGATATTCATGATGAAGCGCAACTGCGTAAAGCGGAATTGGCTTTTAGCGCGGCACGTCTGGCTACGCTGGAGTTAGGGCCGCGCAGCAGAGGGATGCCGTGGCTGTGCCATATTCACCGCACCCTGTTTCAGGACCTCTACAGTTGGGCCGGTGAAGTGCGCAGCATAGATATCTGGCGCGACGAAACGCCATATTGCCACTGTGAATATATTGAGAAAGAGGGCAATGGGCTGATGGCGGCGCTGGAGGATGAGCAACAGCTGGTCAACCTGCCGCAGACGGAGTTTGTGGCACGTCTGGCGCACTATTACTGCGAGATATTTGTGCTGCATCCGTTCCGCGCGGGAAATGGGCGGACACAGCGTATTTTCTTTGAACAGCTGGCGCTGCATGCCGGTTATCTGCTGACGTGGGATCAACTGGAGCGAAACGCCTGGCGCAGCGCGATCTTTGCCGGTGTGGCGGGCGATCTGGCACCGTTGACGGCGCAGTTTGCGAAAGTGGTGAGCCCCGCTCGTTAA